One Echinicola strongylocentroti DNA window includes the following coding sequences:
- a CDS encoding FAD-binding and (Fe-S)-binding domain-containing protein: MSNEPANLSPFLAELAKELEGDLHYDQLMRTLYATDASVYRELPLAVALPKTKDDIKKLIHFANTHKTSLIPRTAGTSLAGQCVGDGIVVDVSKYFTEILEFNKQEGWVRVQPGVVRDELNAFLKPHGYFFSPVTSTANRAMIGGMVGNNSCGTTSIIYGSTREHTFELQTILSDGSEVTFSQLSKEEFEDKRKQNDLEGKLYQEIYEELSQPAHQENIRKQFPKPSIQRRNTGYAVDYLLETAVFSEKDTAFDFCKLLCGSEGTLAFTTEIKIHLDPLPAPKDVVVAAHFGTIHESMKATQLAMKHHPTACELMDKIILDCTKENIEQSKNRYFVEGDPEGILMVEFRGETEEEALQQAQKMIDAMKMAGLGYAYPIITGERTKNVWTLRSAGLGLLANIPGDRKAVACIEDTAVDIDDLADFIAEFGEIMKGYGQKPVHYAHAGAGEIHLRPILDLKKSEDVEDFYKITEAVAKLVKKYDGSLSGEHGDGRVRAAFIPIMVGEENYQLFRRIKKSWDPNNIFNPGKIVDTAPMNSFLRYERDMETPEFQTTMDFGHVGGILRAAEKCNGSGDCRKLPVSGGTMCPSYMATKNEKDTTRGRANTLREFLTKNTQPNPFDHPEIKEVMDLCLSCKGCTSECPSNVDMSSLKAEFLHQYHKTHGIPLRSKAFAYINNLNELGSLVPGMTNFLMTNKSTGSMMKKVLGVAEKRNLPTISKVNLRKWYKKHYNNLPAPSKKVGAVNFFCDEFTNFNDTEIGIKAIKLLHHLGYEVKMADHPESGRGAISKGLLDRAKKMANQNVSLFKDKVTLDEPLIGVEPSAILTFKDEYPRLVNQDLVDDAKKLKRHSMMVDEFLAKEAMRGNISAEQFTKASKKILLHGHCHQKSLSSVSFTQKLLTLPENYHLETIPSGCCGMAGSFGYEEEHFEVSMNVGELVLFPTVRKADEATVVVAPGTSCRHQIADGTGKKALHPVEVLFEAAGL, from the coding sequence ATGTCTAACGAACCAGCGAATTTGTCACCTTTTTTGGCTGAATTAGCCAAAGAATTGGAAGGTGATTTACATTACGATCAACTCATGAGAACCCTGTATGCGACAGACGCTTCGGTGTACAGGGAATTACCTTTGGCGGTAGCCTTACCAAAGACCAAAGATGATATCAAAAAGCTCATCCATTTTGCCAACACCCACAAAACATCCCTGATTCCCCGAACAGCAGGTACCTCTCTGGCGGGGCAGTGTGTGGGAGATGGCATCGTGGTGGATGTTTCGAAATATTTTACCGAAATCCTTGAATTCAATAAACAAGAAGGCTGGGTACGGGTACAGCCAGGTGTGGTCAGGGACGAGCTAAATGCTTTCCTAAAACCCCATGGGTATTTCTTCAGCCCCGTGACATCGACTGCCAATAGGGCGATGATCGGTGGAATGGTGGGAAATAATTCCTGCGGAACCACCTCCATTATCTACGGCTCCACTCGCGAGCACACCTTCGAATTGCAGACCATCTTGAGTGATGGGTCTGAGGTGACTTTCAGCCAGCTTTCGAAAGAGGAGTTTGAAGATAAAAGGAAGCAAAATGACCTAGAAGGGAAGCTTTATCAGGAGATTTATGAAGAGCTCAGTCAGCCAGCTCATCAGGAGAATATTAGAAAGCAATTTCCCAAGCCCTCTATTCAGCGCCGCAACACGGGGTATGCGGTGGATTATTTGTTGGAGACCGCGGTGTTTTCGGAGAAGGATACGGCTTTTGATTTTTGTAAATTACTGTGTGGATCGGAAGGAACGCTGGCATTTACTACCGAAATCAAAATCCACTTGGATCCGCTTCCAGCACCCAAGGATGTGGTGGTAGCTGCCCATTTTGGGACGATCCATGAGTCCATGAAGGCGACCCAGCTGGCGATGAAGCACCATCCGACAGCCTGTGAGCTGATGGACAAAATCATATTGGACTGCACCAAAGAGAATATCGAGCAAAGTAAGAACCGTTACTTCGTGGAAGGCGATCCGGAGGGAATCCTGATGGTGGAGTTTAGGGGAGAGACAGAAGAAGAAGCGCTCCAGCAAGCCCAAAAGATGATCGATGCCATGAAGATGGCCGGATTAGGGTACGCCTACCCGATCATCACAGGTGAGCGGACCAAAAATGTGTGGACACTACGAAGTGCAGGGCTTGGCTTGCTCGCCAATATTCCCGGGGACAGAAAAGCCGTGGCCTGTATTGAAGATACGGCTGTGGATATAGACGATCTTGCCGATTTTATTGCCGAATTTGGGGAGATCATGAAAGGCTATGGCCAAAAGCCGGTACACTATGCCCATGCTGGAGCTGGCGAAATTCACCTGCGTCCCATCTTGGATTTGAAAAAGTCCGAGGATGTGGAGGATTTTTATAAAATCACCGAGGCGGTCGCAAAACTGGTGAAAAAATACGATGGATCACTCAGTGGTGAGCATGGTGATGGCCGAGTGAGGGCGGCATTTATCCCCATCATGGTCGGGGAAGAAAATTATCAACTTTTCCGCAGGATCAAGAAATCCTGGGATCCCAATAATATTTTCAATCCCGGAAAAATCGTGGACACGGCTCCGATGAACAGCTTCCTGCGCTATGAGCGTGACATGGAAACACCGGAATTTCAGACCACGATGGATTTTGGCCATGTGGGAGGGATTTTGCGGGCAGCTGAAAAGTGTAATGGATCTGGGGATTGTCGAAAATTACCTGTTTCTGGTGGTACGATGTGTCCGAGCTACATGGCAACCAAGAACGAAAAAGACACCACCCGTGGTCGTGCCAACACATTGCGGGAGTTTTTGACCAAAAATACCCAGCCCAATCCATTTGACCATCCGGAGATCAAAGAAGTAATGGACCTTTGCCTGTCCTGTAAAGGCTGTACCTCCGAGTGCCCTTCCAATGTGGACATGTCCAGCCTCAAGGCGGAGTTTCTTCACCAATACCACAAAACACACGGCATACCGCTGCGGAGCAAGGCCTTTGCTTATATCAATAACCTGAATGAACTGGGCAGCTTGGTGCCGGGAATGACCAATTTTCTGATGACCAATAAGTCTACAGGAAGTATGATGAAGAAGGTCCTAGGCGTGGCCGAAAAGCGAAACTTACCCACGATTTCCAAAGTCAACCTTAGAAAGTGGTACAAAAAACACTACAACAATCTACCTGCCCCATCCAAGAAAGTGGGGGCAGTGAACTTTTTCTGCGATGAGTTTACCAACTTTAATGATACTGAAATCGGCATCAAGGCCATCAAGCTCCTGCATCATCTGGGATACGAGGTGAAGATGGCCGATCATCCGGAAAGTGGACGGGGGGCGATCTCCAAAGGGCTGTTGGACAGGGCAAAAAAGATGGCCAATCAGAATGTCAGCCTTTTTAAAGATAAGGTGACTTTGGATGAGCCCCTGATAGGTGTGGAGCCATCAGCGATCCTGACATTCAAGGACGAATACCCTCGTTTGGTGAACCAGGATTTAGTAGATGATGCCAAAAAGCTGAAGCGCCATAGCATGATGGTGGACGAGTTTTTGGCTAAAGAAGCCATGCGTGGAAACATTTCTGCTGAGCAGTTTACCAAAGCCAGCAAGAAGATTTTGCTTCATGGCCATTGTCACCAGAAGTCCCTTTCTTCTGTGTCTTTTACCCAAAAGCTGTTGACATTACCGGAGAATTACCACCTAGAAACGATACCTTCCGGCTGCTGTGGAATGGCAGGTTCCTTTGGATATGAGGAGGAGCATTTTGAGGTGAGCATGAATGTGGGCGAACTGGTGCTTTTCCCCACTGTTCGGAAGGCCGATGAGGCCACGGTGGTGGTAGCTCCCGGGACTAGCTGTAGACATCAAATCGCAGATGGGACTGGTAAAAAAGCCTTACATCCAGTGGAGGTGTTGTTTGAAGCTGCAGGATTGTAA
- a CDS encoding VOC family protein, with protein MKEGRVGIRRIVPNIYSDQVEASKVFFVEFLGMELAMDLGWVVTFVSTENPTAQINLFKHEGGVPVNNEAVFMSVEVSDIDMMYQRAKDMNYPIIYDIRDESWGVRRFFVKEPSGSTINLLSHVSQ; from the coding sequence ATGAAAGAAGGAAGAGTGGGAATACGAAGAATTGTCCCAAATATCTATTCCGATCAAGTAGAGGCATCGAAAGTATTCTTCGTTGAGTTTTTAGGAATGGAACTGGCCATGGATTTAGGTTGGGTGGTGACATTCGTCTCCACGGAGAATCCCACTGCCCAAATCAACCTTTTCAAACATGAAGGCGGCGTTCCGGTCAATAATGAAGCGGTCTTTATGTCCGTGGAAGTTTCGGATATTGACATGATGTACCAGCGTGCCAAGGACATGAACTATCCTATTATCTATGATATTCGGGATGAGAGCTGGGGTGTCAGGCGTTTTTTTGTGAAAGAGCCCAGTGGATCGACGATCAACCTACTATCTCACGTATCCCAATAA
- a CDS encoding DUF1835 domain-containing protein — protein MTPIEGQYHILNGDALKDRFPKEVAGEVIVMRECLIDGEVKSENLKDFFAKRAAFIADAYGGFSEEDYYRKTVAELEKISSIPPGSSIYLWFEEDLFCQVNFWFVVNLLLNQIPQCKVYLVRPKTSLFLGFAGLDQKGLQKAFEDRMEIKQVAKIAQLWDRYQANDCELLWQGARELEDVFPFILTAVEAHLARIPKGDHLGRPKEALLEIMKELGTKEFVPVFKEFHKRESIYGFGDLQVKRLFDEI, from the coding sequence ATGACTCCAATAGAGGGGCAATATCACATTCTTAATGGCGATGCACTCAAAGACCGCTTTCCCAAAGAAGTCGCTGGGGAAGTGATTGTCATGCGTGAATGTTTGATAGATGGTGAGGTAAAAAGTGAAAATTTAAAAGATTTTTTCGCCAAAAGGGCGGCATTTATCGCCGACGCTTATGGTGGTTTTTCGGAAGAGGACTACTATAGGAAAACGGTGGCTGAATTGGAAAAAATCAGCTCAATTCCGCCCGGATCTTCCATTTATCTATGGTTTGAAGAGGACCTGTTTTGTCAAGTTAATTTTTGGTTTGTCGTAAATTTACTGCTTAACCAAATACCGCAATGCAAGGTGTATTTGGTCAGGCCAAAGACGAGTCTTTTTCTTGGTTTTGCGGGGCTTGATCAAAAGGGGCTCCAGAAGGCTTTTGAGGATCGGATGGAAATCAAGCAGGTGGCCAAGATAGCCCAGCTCTGGGACAGGTACCAAGCTAATGATTGTGAATTGCTATGGCAAGGTGCACGGGAATTGGAGGACGTTTTTCCTTTTATTCTTACTGCGGTGGAAGCACATCTGGCCAGGATTCCCAAAGGAGATCACCTTGGAAGGCCTAAAGAGGCATTACTGGAAATTATGAAGGAATTGGGGACAAAGGAGTTTGTGCCTGTTTTTAAAGAATTCCACAAGCGGGAGAGCATTTATGGGTTTGGTGATTTGCAAGTGAAGCGGCTTTTTGATGAAATCTAA
- a CDS encoding DUF2254 domain-containing protein, which translates to MKAKLIYFWSNIQSSFWFVPLILILCAILAAFGLVFLDDAVKVEPSGVFSYFLIGSADSARSVLSTIAGAMIGVAGTVFSITLVALTLASSQFGPRLLQNFMHDKLNQVVLGSYIATFTYCLVVLSTVKSSDSLQFLPTISVGFSIILALVNIFLLVIFIHHISISIQADQVVSNVNSSLNHHFRRLFPKAEEEEEVLDIADSKIERLKQNARYKEVYKVKRSGYLQVVNRERLINLAKEIEGFIEVKKHAGHFLVEGQEVFTVYGEKELEEGFESRLLSVLIIGIKRNSTQDSEFAVRQMVEVASRALSPGVNDPYTAITCIDKLTDSICYLTAVDLPGPYRFDEDKKLRLILNTMSFDGVVSVAFNQIRQFGQSSPAVLIHLMGAMVTIHNLSQRPEHKRVILKHAKMIHQAAKQHFGERNDFNDLEERYQQLDTSAHASQKDKA; encoded by the coding sequence TTGAAAGCAAAACTCATTTATTTTTGGTCCAATATCCAATCCAGCTTTTGGTTTGTACCGTTGATTCTTATCCTCTGTGCTATTTTGGCAGCATTTGGATTGGTTTTTTTGGATGATGCGGTAAAAGTAGAGCCTTCTGGGGTTTTCAGCTATTTTCTGATCGGGAGTGCAGATTCTGCCAGAAGTGTATTGTCCACCATAGCTGGGGCGATGATAGGCGTGGCGGGTACGGTGTTTTCCATCACATTGGTAGCCTTGACTTTGGCATCCTCCCAGTTTGGTCCGAGACTTTTGCAGAATTTCATGCATGATAAGCTCAATCAGGTGGTCTTGGGGTCTTACATTGCCACTTTTACGTATTGCTTGGTAGTGCTGAGTACTGTTAAGTCCAGTGATAGTTTGCAGTTTCTGCCGACTATTTCGGTAGGTTTTTCCATTATTTTGGCCTTGGTCAATATTTTTCTCTTGGTGATTTTTATTCACCACATTTCCATAAGTATCCAAGCTGACCAAGTGGTTTCTAATGTCAATAGCAGTTTGAACCATCACTTTCGGAGGTTGTTTCCCAAGGCAGAAGAGGAGGAAGAGGTACTGGACATTGCTGATTCAAAAATCGAAAGATTAAAGCAAAATGCCCGCTATAAGGAGGTCTATAAGGTAAAAAGGAGCGGTTACCTCCAAGTAGTCAACAGGGAACGGTTGATCAATCTTGCGAAGGAAATAGAAGGCTTTATCGAAGTGAAAAAACATGCCGGTCATTTTTTGGTGGAGGGGCAGGAAGTTTTTACAGTGTATGGTGAGAAGGAGTTGGAAGAAGGATTTGAAAGCCGGCTTTTATCTGTGCTCATTATAGGCATCAAGAGGAATTCGACCCAAGACAGTGAATTTGCCGTGAGGCAAATGGTGGAAGTGGCTTCCCGTGCACTGTCCCCAGGTGTAAATGACCCCTATACGGCCATCACGTGCATTGACAAACTGACCGATTCCATTTGCTATTTGACAGCAGTGGATTTGCCGGGGCCATATCGTTTTGATGAAGACAAAAAACTCCGCTTGATCCTAAATACAATGAGCTTTGATGGTGTAGTCAGTGTGGCATTTAACCAGATTCGCCAATTTGGGCAAAGTAGTCCCGCTGTCCTTATTCATCTGATGGGCGCTATGGTCACCATCCATAACTTGTCACAGCGGCCTGAGCACAAACGGGTGATCTTAAAACATGCAAAAATGATCCATCAAGCGGCCAAGCAGCACTTTGGCGAACGAAATGACTTTAATGACCTGGAAGAGCGCTATCAGCAGTTGGATACTTCGGCCCATGCCAGCCAAAAAGATAAAGCATAA
- a CDS encoding glycoside hydrolase family 2 protein, translated as MKTTFQVLKVCLLSLLFVQFATAQQRYELNTDWYCHPIKDTQAKGPVLSQISFPLRDWMPATVPGTVLTTLLNNGKVPDPFYGLNNEKIKDIYDTGREHYTYWFVNDFTETAQTGEQVWLNFRGINYSVDIFLNGQKVNQTPYKGMYLRKQYNITKFLSKDGKNRLAVLVHPADHVGNPNGGQGGDGTIAKGVALQYTAGWDWIQPVRDRNTGIWDKVFVEKTKAVNLKNPHIVTLVDGQRMPGAKQDPATIQVTTELQNTQDKPIKGTLQYTLEGKTVSTEVTLTSQETAEVALPDLTLENPKLWWPNGYGEQPLYDIDLQFIMGEEISDHEKVTFGIREIQTEWNDHTRSKQVAVNGQKIFIKGGNWIISDAMLRFSEERYDAEIRFHKDMNLNLIRIWGGALPERPEFYEACDKYGMLVIQDFWMSGDCNGRWLDPKKKEDQWTRRQYPDDHGLFIESAADVVKMLRNHPSLAMWCGGNEITPPADILKALKEDVLPKLDGTRWFIDYSNSDEMSYNFKGGNGDGPYGIQDISTFWAEKTWPFNSEVGSVGTGDAVSLKRFIPEENQVIPIEMDGTEKVRDEVWSYHKYIDYGDAMEPYGTPSDMVDFATKAQLVNYNQYRGLIEGFSAHMWDWYTGVIIWKTQNPWTSLRGQMYDYYLDPNACLYGLRTGSEVLHGMYDPVKGNIMIANNTFEQQHDIMLRVTAYDMEGNDQQLTQVFCYIEPSSVRLIMSLQQRIQELSAEKGMFLSVQLLDTEQEVLSDNFYWLPDAAGNYSGLQNMAKAPVQAKATKIAKDKIKLQLTNPSGNTVSFFNRISLIDASTGERLLPTFYSDNYVSLVPGEEKSITLTYAELEKINAQIEIGGWNAPKQLVQIE; from the coding sequence ATGAAAACTACCTTTCAGGTCCTAAAAGTCTGTTTGTTATCGCTTCTATTTGTTCAATTTGCCACGGCTCAGCAGCGATATGAACTCAATACAGATTGGTATTGCCATCCAATAAAAGACACTCAAGCAAAAGGCCCAGTACTATCCCAGATTTCCTTCCCACTTCGGGATTGGATGCCAGCCACTGTTCCCGGCACGGTACTCACCACCCTGCTCAACAACGGCAAAGTACCCGATCCCTTCTACGGCCTGAACAATGAAAAAATCAAGGATATTTATGACACGGGAAGGGAACATTATACGTATTGGTTCGTCAACGATTTTACGGAAACCGCCCAAACAGGAGAACAGGTATGGCTGAATTTTAGGGGGATCAATTACAGCGTTGATATTTTTCTCAATGGCCAAAAGGTAAACCAAACTCCATACAAAGGCATGTACCTGCGTAAGCAGTATAACATCACCAAATTTCTCTCCAAGGACGGCAAAAACCGATTGGCAGTATTGGTACATCCAGCTGACCATGTAGGCAATCCCAATGGCGGACAAGGAGGCGACGGCACCATCGCAAAAGGTGTAGCCCTCCAATATACTGCCGGCTGGGACTGGATCCAGCCAGTGCGTGACAGAAACACCGGAATATGGGACAAGGTATTCGTCGAAAAGACCAAGGCTGTCAACCTCAAAAATCCCCACATCGTCACTTTGGTAGACGGTCAGCGTATGCCCGGGGCAAAACAGGATCCTGCCACCATCCAAGTAACCACCGAACTGCAAAACACCCAAGACAAGCCCATCAAGGGAACCCTTCAGTATACCCTAGAAGGAAAAACTGTCAGCACGGAAGTCACGTTAACGTCACAGGAAACAGCAGAAGTAGCTTTGCCCGATCTCACGTTGGAAAACCCAAAGCTCTGGTGGCCGAATGGTTATGGGGAGCAACCCTTATACGATATCGACCTTCAGTTCATCATGGGCGAGGAGATTTCTGACCACGAAAAAGTCACCTTTGGCATACGTGAAATCCAGACGGAATGGAACGATCACACCCGCAGTAAACAGGTCGCTGTCAATGGCCAAAAGATCTTTATCAAAGGAGGCAACTGGATCATTTCTGATGCCATGCTGCGATTTTCGGAAGAAAGGTACGACGCCGAAATCCGCTTTCATAAAGATATGAACCTTAACCTGATCCGTATCTGGGGCGGGGCTTTGCCTGAGCGGCCTGAGTTTTACGAGGCTTGTGACAAGTATGGCATGCTGGTCATTCAGGACTTTTGGATGTCCGGTGACTGTAATGGAAGATGGCTGGACCCGAAGAAAAAAGAAGATCAATGGACGCGCCGGCAATACCCTGATGACCACGGGCTGTTCATCGAATCTGCTGCGGATGTCGTAAAAATGCTTCGAAATCACCCTTCCCTAGCCATGTGGTGCGGAGGAAACGAGATCACCCCTCCTGCTGATATTCTCAAGGCCCTTAAAGAAGACGTCTTGCCAAAACTGGACGGCACGCGCTGGTTTATCGATTATTCCAACTCAGATGAGATGTCCTATAATTTCAAGGGAGGCAATGGCGATGGTCCCTATGGTATTCAGGACATCTCCACCTTCTGGGCAGAAAAAACCTGGCCCTTTAATTCAGAAGTCGGCTCTGTCGGTACAGGTGATGCCGTATCCCTCAAGCGCTTTATTCCAGAAGAAAACCAGGTCATCCCAATCGAAATGGACGGCACGGAAAAGGTGCGGGACGAAGTCTGGAGCTATCATAAATACATCGATTATGGCGATGCCATGGAGCCTTATGGCACTCCATCAGACATGGTGGATTTTGCCACCAAGGCACAATTGGTAAATTATAACCAGTACAGAGGACTAATCGAAGGGTTTTCTGCGCACATGTGGGACTGGTACACGGGGGTGATCATCTGGAAAACACAAAACCCTTGGACTTCCCTACGGGGCCAAATGTATGATTACTACCTGGATCCCAATGCTTGCCTGTACGGATTGCGCACCGGCAGTGAAGTGCTTCATGGGATGTACGATCCCGTTAAGGGCAATATCATGATCGCCAATAATACCTTTGAACAGCAACACGACATCATGCTTCGCGTGACGGCTTATGACATGGAGGGCAACGACCAGCAACTTACACAGGTATTTTGCTATATCGAACCATCCAGCGTCCGCCTGATCATGTCGTTACAACAGCGCATACAAGAACTCAGCGCTGAAAAAGGCATGTTCCTTTCTGTCCAACTGCTCGACACAGAGCAGGAAGTCCTCAGCGACAATTTCTACTGGCTACCAGATGCAGCGGGTAATTACTCCGGCCTACAAAACATGGCCAAAGCTCCTGTCCAAGCAAAAGCCACCAAAATAGCAAAGGATAAAATAAAACTGCAGCTGACCAACCCATCTGGAAATACAGTTTCTTTCTTTAACCGTATTTCCCTCATTGATGCCTCCACAGGAGAACGACTGCTGCCTACCTTCTACAGCGATAACTACGTTTCTTTGGTGCCAGGGGAAGAAAAATCCATCACCCTCACGTATGCTGAGTTGGAAAAGATCAATGCCCAAATTGAAATTGGTGGGTGGAATGCCCCAAAGCAGCTCGTCCAGATTGAATAG